The following is a genomic window from Funiculus sociatus GB2-C1.
GGATATTTAGAACTGATGCTTCTTTCATGCTCTCGTTTTACAAGTTGCTTCAGTCTCCTGTATTTAATATGTCCTCCCAAGAAGCACTCCAGTGGGTTGAGAAGTGTTTGTGTCAAGAACACGAGGGTTTCTATATAAATCTCAAGTATCACCAACGCCTGCTGATAGATTTGCGTAGGTTTTTTGAGGAGATGGATTACCTTTGGCCTGTCAACCGTGAAATGCGCCTGATGGCTACAGGAGGCTCGATTGAGCGGGCTATCAAAACTAATATTAAGGCTTTTGACGAGTTATCCCGATCTGTCGCCTAAGTCTGTCGCCTAAGAAAGTGCGGTGTAGGTTGGGTCTTCGGTACTCAACCATTCGTGTCCTGTCAACTGGATAAATGGTTGGGTTTCCCGACAGTAATCCCGACCTGAAAATTGACCATGAGAGGCTTTGCAGTGGAACCTATAGCAATTATTGGTCTTGGTTGTCGTTTTCCGGGAGCTAACGATCCGGAAGCCTTCTGGCAACTATTGAGTAACGGTGTGGATGCGATCGCGCAAGTGCCAAAAGAGCGATGGGATATTGACGCATTCTATGACCCAGAACCAGGTAAGCCGGGAAAAATGAGTACCCGCTGGGGTGGCTTCTTGGAACAAGTGGATCAATTTGAACCCAGCTTCTTTGGGATTGCTCCCCGCGAGGTGGAGCGAATGGACCCCCAGCAAAGGCTGGCGTTGGAAGTAGCTTGGGAAGCCCTGGAAAATGCCGCAATCGTGCCATCAAAGCTGAGTGGCACTCAAACAGGGGTTTTCATGGCAATCGGCAACTATGACTATTGCAGATTGCTAACCAAAGATTTAAACCTGGTTAACGCTTACGATGGCACTGGCAATACCCTCTCTATTACCGCCAATCGTCTATCGTACATTCTGAATCTGCGCGGGCCAAGTGTGGTAATTGAAACTGCCTGTTCTTCTTCTCTGGTTGCATTGCATTATGCTTGCCGAAGTTTGGAGAGTGGAGAGTCTAATTTGTGCTTGGTAGGTGGAGTCAGTTTGATGCTGTCTCCGGAGCCATTTATTACCTACTCCCATGCGCGGATGATGGCGGCGGACGGTCGCTGTAAGACTTTTGATGCCAGTGCGGATGGTTATGTCCGGGGAGAAGGATGCGGTGTTGTAGTCCTCAAGCGTCTTTCGGATGCTCTCCGAGATGGAGACAACATTAAAGCAGTTATCAAAGGTTCGGCTGTTAACCAAGATGGCCTAAGCAATGGACTCACAGCACCGAATGGCCCTTCTCAGCAAGCGGTGATCCGTCAAGCTTTGGAAAATGCTGATGTGCAAGCAACGCAGATTAGCTATGTTGAAGCTCATGGTACTGGCACATCTTTAGGAGATCCCATCGAATTTAAATCTCTAAAAGCTGTGCTAATGCAGAATCGCGAGCCAGATCAACCTTGTTGGATTGGCTCGGTTAAAACTAATATTGGTCATTTGGAAGCTGCTTCTGGGATGGCTAGTGTCATCAAGGTGGTACTTTCGCTACAACATAAAGAAATTCCACCGCACTTGCATCTCAAGCAGCTGAATCCTTATATTTCTTTGGAAGGGACGACCTTTGCTATTCCTGCTGAGTCTCAAGCTTGGGATGTTGGTACACAGAGACGCTTAGCTGGGATTAGTGCGTTTGGTTTCGGGGGGACGAATTGCCATGCAATTTTGGAGGAAGCACCGCAGAACCTTACCCCGCCTCCTGCTACCGCTCCCATCTGGGCAAGTTTAGAGGGGTTGGGGGTGACGTGCGATCAGCCAACGGATGATATCACAACTCTCGAACGTCCTCTGCATCTTCTTACCCTTTCGGCAAAGACTGAGAACGCTTTGAGGGAATTGGCACAACGTTATGCAAATTTCTTCGCGACGCATCCTGAAGCATCCCTGGAGGATGTTTGCTTTACTGCAAATACAGCGCGATCGCATTTTGACCATCGTTTTGCTGTAACAGCTGAATCTACTGTGCAGTTGCAAGAGCAGTTAACGGCTTTTGCTGCTGGTAAAGAAACTGTCGGACTGGTCAGCAACCCGGTAAAAAGCAATAAGCGCCCGAAAATAGCATTTTTATTTACTGGTCAAGGTTCGCAGTATGTGGGGATGGGACGCGAACTCTACGCAACGCAACCTATTTTCCGCCAAGCACTTGATGGTTGCGATCGCATTCTGCGTCCTTATTTAGAACAACCCTTACTATCAGTTCTATATCCCGAATCTGGGATGAATTCCCCTTTAAATGAAACCGCATACACGCAACCTGCATTATTTGCACTGGAATATGCACTCTTCCAGTTATGGAAATCTTGGGGTCTAACTCCGGATGTTGTCATGGGTCATAGTGTAGGGGAATATGTCGCCGCCTGTGTTTCGGGGGTATTCAGCCTGGAAGATGGTCTAAAATTGATTGCCGAACGCGCCCGTTTGATGCAGGCTTTGCCCGCAGGTGGTGAGATGGTGGCGGTGTTTGCTTCGGAAAGCAAAGTGCAAGCAGTCATCCAACCATATATCCAAGAGGTTGCGATCGCAGCCATTAATGGCCCAAAGAGTATTGTTATTTCTGGTCAGGCTGAGGCTGTCGGACAAGCGATCGCATCTTTGCAAGCTGAAGGCATCAAGACGAAAAAGTTGACCGTTTCCCATGCCTTCCACTCTCCCTTAATGTCGCCCATGCTGGCAGATTTTGAGAGAGTCGCCGCAGAAATTCCATATTCTTCGCCAAAAGTCAAGTTAGTTTCCAATGTTACTGGGGAACTAGCAACAGATGCGATCGCCACCCCTGAGTATTGGTGTCGTCATGTGCTTGAGCCAGTCAGATTTGCCAAGAGCATGGAAACCCTTTATCAGAAGGGTTATAAGGTATTTGTCGAGATCGGTCCGAAGCCGATTTTGTTGGGGATGGGACGCTACTGCTTGCCAGATGCAGAGACATTCGCATCTTTACCAAGTTTGCGTCCAGAGTGTTCAGATTGGCAGCAAATCCTCCAGAGTTTAGCAGAACTATATGTGCGTGGAGTGGCTGTAGACTGGTCTGGCTTTGACCAAGATTACCCCCGTCGCCGTCTGCAACTACCAACTTATCCATTCCAGCGACAGCGGTATTGGGTAGAGTTCTCTGAAAATGGTCACTCAAACGAAAAGCCTCTCACCCCAATGGTTAAGCTTCTGAACCAGGGGGATACTCAACAGCTAATTCAGCAGTTAGAAACCATAGGGAAACTTTCAGAAGATGAGTTGAAATTATTGCCGAAGCTGCTGGAATTATTAGTTAAGCAAAATAAACAGCCGCTAACAGCAGCATCTATCAAAGATTGGCTGTATGAGATAGAGTGGCAACTTAAACCGCGTCAGTTGACGGAAAACCAAACGATTCAGGCTCCTGAGTCCAGTTCCCCTCCCCTGCGAGGGGAGGGGCTAGGGGAGAGGTCTGGCCGTTGGCTGATTTTTGCAGACTTGGGGGGTGTAGGGGAAAATTTAGCGATTTTGCGCGATCGCTGCAACTGTATTCTGGTCTATCCGGGAGACACCTATCAAACCACAGAACCCGGAACTTACACCATCAACCCTTCCAATCCAGCCGACTTTGAGCGTTTATTCCAAGAAATAGGGAATCCACCTTTACAGGGAATCCTCCACCTGTGGAGTTTAGAGGCGGGATTGGCAGATAAGTTAACAATTCCCTCTCTAGAAAATGCACAAACTCTAGGCGTTGCTAGTGTACTAAATTTACTGCAAACTCTGACTGGGAAAGAAAATCAATTCTCAATTTCCAATTCCCAACCCAAGTTGTGGTTAGTAACGCGGGGTGCAGTACCAGTTGGTGGTTCGCTTCCGGGAGTTGCTCAAGCACCCTTATGGGGACTGGGCAAAGTCGTGGCTCTGGAACACCGGGAATTGTGGGGTGGAATGCTCGATTTAGCCCCTGAAGCAACTGAAGATGAAGCCGCGAAGCTGTTAGCAGAAATTGAGAATGCACAAGGGGAAGACCATCTCGCCTTCCGGGATGGACAGCGTTATGTCGCCCGTTTGGTGCAAAAGGAACTACCAGAATCTCAAGGCGTGGCGTTAAATGCTGATAGCACTTACCTGATTACTGGGGGTTTGGGAGCCTTGGGGCTGAAAGTTGCCCAGTGGATGCTGGAACAGGGCGCTAAACACTTGGTACTAACTGGACGCAGTGCAGTTTCCAGCCAGGCGCGGGAAGTTATTACCCAGATGGAGCAAGCAGGAGCCGAGATTTTAGTTGCTCAGGCAGATGTCTGCAATGGGGGGGATATGCTCAGAGTGCTTGAGGAAGTTGAAGCCTCAATGCCACCCCTACGAGGGGTTATTCATGCTGCTGGGGTTTCTCGATATGAAGCGATCGCAGATATGGATTTAAACGCCCTTAACTCTGTGTTGCGTCCGAAGTTAGTAGGAACTTGGATTCTGCATAAACTTACCCAAGAAATTAAGCTTGACTTTTTCGTTAGCTTCTCCTCAATATCTGCGGTGTGGGGTTCTAAAGGACAAGCGCACTATGCGGCGGCGAACCATTTCCTAGATATGTTGGCACATTATCGTCTTGGACTTGGGCTACCAGCTTTAAGTGTAAATTGGGGCCCTTGGGCTGGCGGCGGTATGGCGCTAGAAGAATTCCAGACATTCTTGACGCGGATGGGAGTGGAAGCATTGCAACCACAGCAAGCACTTTCCGCCTTGGGATATCTTCTAGGAGCAGGTTGCGTTCAGACAACAGTGGCGAATGTCGATTGGACTTTATTCAAAGACCTTTATGAAGCCAGAGGAAAGCGATCGCTATTAGAACTGCTTGAGGTGCGATCTCCCGAAACGCCACAACAGTCGGTGCAACGATCGGAGATTCTACAACGATTGGAGACAACTCCTGTAAGCGATCACCACTCTCTGTTAATAACTCACCTCCAAAGTGAAGTTGCAAAAGTGCTGCGCTTACCTCAATTGCCAGATCCGCAGCAAGGTCTATTTGATCTAGGAATGGACTCTCTCATGGCAGTTGAGGTTGTCAGTTTGATTCGCTCTCAATTACAAATCGAATTACCTGTCAGGGAGTTTCTAGAAGCATCAAACATTACCCTCCTGGCAGCCCTATTGCTTAAGCAACTGACACCAGATATTTCTACAGTAGATGTGACAGTAAATGTCTTAAATCTCTACGATGAAGCTGTCTTAGATGAGGCAATTAATCCCAACACAGCAAATGAGCAGACGGGAGCAGCTTCGATTCTCCTAACTGGTGCCAGTGGATTTTTAGGAGCCTTTTTGCTTAAAGAACTCCTCGAACAGACTGACACAAACATCTATTGCTTAGTACGGGCTGCTGATGCTGAAGTAGGCAAGCTGAAAATCCGAAACAATCTGAAATCTTACGACCTATGGAAGGAGAAGTACAATTCGAGAATTATTTCAATTGCTGGAAATTTATCTCAGCCACGGTTGGGGCTTTCAACAGAACAATTTAAAAATCTTGCCCGCACAATTGATATTATTTATCACAATGCGGCAACTTTGAATTTTGTTTATCCTTATTCAGCATTAAAGCCAACTAATGTTTTGGGTACGCAAGAAATCCTCAGGTTAGCTTGTCAATTTAAAGTCAAACCCCTGCATTATGTTTCAACTGATGCCGTTTTTGATTCATCTGGTTATTACGGAAAGGAGGTGAAAGAATCAGAGCCAACTATTCATATTGAGGGAATAGACCTTGGTTATACCCAAACAAAATGGGTAGCGGAAAAGTTAGTTACCATAGCACGCGATCGCGGACTTCCAGTTTCTATCTACAGACCGCCTTTAATTGCCGGAGACAGCAAAACAGGAATTTGGAATACAGATGATTTTACCTGCCGATTTCTTAAAGGCTGTATCCAAATGGGTAGTATGCCAAATATGAACTGTGGCATAACTATTGTGCCTGTGGATTATGTCAGCCAAGCGGTTGTCTATCTATCAAGGCAGAAAGAATCAATCGGAAAAGCTTTTCACTTAAATAATCCTAACTTTTCGAGTTGGGATGAAGTAGCAAATTGGATCGATGATTTGGGCTATCCAGTGCGACAGATTTCCTATGAAGAATGGGAAGCAGAGTTAATAGAAACAGTTGGTTCTAAAGACAATGCTTTAAGCGGTCTTTTACCTTTCTTTCTGCGGAGATGGTCTGATGAACAACTGACCTTCGCCGGACTAGGACAACGAAGAGTCAAACTCAACTGTCAAGATACAGTAACCAAGCTTGCAGATTCTGCGATCGCTTGTCCTCGCGTAGACTCTAAACTGCTGAAAACCTATTTCTCATACTTCAATCGTAGTGGATTTCTAAATGCACCAAAAGTGCGGGCATGAGTACCAGTTGATTGATAAACTGTTCATTTAGTTTGAATGTTTGCTGTGAGGGGAATTACTAATCATTAGCAATTAATGATTAGCAACTAATATCGGAGGAGTAACTTGTGGACAAGCAGAAGTTTTACGATCAGATTTTAGCTGAAGGAATCAAACCAGGCGGGAGTATTAGCAAAAAGGTTAAAGACCTGTTTTCGGGTAAGTCTGGAGTGGATATCCCGGAGTCTAAGAAGAACCCTAAAAAGAACCTTCCCGAAGGATTCCGAGAAAGTGAAATCTCCAGGGTTAGCAATGAAGTCACTATCCCAGAATTTACGATTCAAGTTTACACTCCTGGCAGCGACCTTGCCGCAGCGACCGCAAAAAATCAAGTCATTTATGCTCGCGATGGCAACGATACCCTGATTGGGCTTGACCCTTTTAATAATAAAGCCGGTCAAGTTCAAATTGATATTTTAATCGGCGACTTGCCAATAATACAGCCGCCCAATCCGCGTGATTGGACAGACAGATTTGTTCTTGGTGATTCAAAACAGCCTTACTACGTAGATGGCGGTTTCAAGGACTTTGCTCTAATTTTAGACTTCAACCCCAGCCAGGATATCATTCAACTACACGGTTCTCGACAAGACTACCTACTGGCAGAATCGGGTCTGGGAACAGAGATATACTATCAGCCGAAAAAAGGTACATCTGAATTTATTGGCTTTTTGCCTTTTGTTTACGATCTGAGTTTAAAGGGTGGCTATTTCCGGTATGAGGGAAAAGGGAACACCCCACCTAATAAGCCAGTAGTAAAGCAGGCTGAGCAATTGGGAACCTCCCGTTTTGACATCACTGCTAGTGTAGTTGCGGATGCCTTTGGTAATGTGTACACCGCAGGAGGAACCAGTGGTTCTTTGGGAGGAGCCAATGCTGGGGAGCGCGATGCCTTATTGGTCAAGTATGACAGCGATGGCAACCAGACGTTTATTAAACAGTTTGGTTCTTCCCGTGCTGACACTGTTTATGGTATGGCTACTGATAGCCAAGGCAACGTTTACTTAACAGGAATTACCGCAGGCAATTTGGCGGAACCCAAGCAAGGAACGTCTACTGATGCCTGGGTAGCCAAGTATGACCGCAGTGGCAAACGGTTATGGATTGACCAGTTCGGAACTGACATTATTAATCAGTCCTTTGATGTCGATGTTGACGACGATGGCAATGTCTATGTAGCGGGAATAACTGTTAAGTCAGGCGAACCAGGAGGAACGCTTCCGGCTACGGACGATTACTGGGTAACAAAGTATGACACCAATGGCAAGCGCCAGTGGTTTAAGGAGTTTGATAGTACTAGCGCTAATCCCAGCGATCTTGATTTCGACGAAGCTTACGGCGTTGCAGTCACTGGCGATGGCAATGTCTACGCTTCAGGATGGACTCTCGGCAACTTGGCGGGAAAGAATGCTGGGCTTTATGATGCCTGGGTAGGCAAATATGACACCAATGGGAACCAAGAGTGGGTTAAACAGTTTGGGACTTCGACTTATGAATTCTCCTGGGATGTGGATACCGATACTCAGGGCAATGCCTACGCTGTAGGATGGACTCTAGGAGACTTGGGGGGAAAGAATGCTGGGCTTTATGATGCTTGGTTAGTCAAGTATGACAGCGATGGAAACCAGAAGTGGCTTAAGCAGTTTGGTACGAGTGGTGATGATGAAGCCTTTGGCGTGGAGACTGACTTAGCTGGCAATATCTATGTTGTAGGATATACCGATAAGAGCTTGAAAGGAACCAATGCCGGGTCTTTTGATGCCTGGGTGGTCAAGTACGACACCAATGGAAACCGGAAGTGGACTCAACAGTTTGGCACTCCTAATCTCGATCAGGCTCTCGGTGTTAGCATTGATGACATTACTGGTAGCCTCTACGTTACAGGCGCTACTGAGAGTTCTTTTGGGGATAGCCCTGCTGGAAGTGTCGATAGCTGGGTAGCCAAATTGGATGCAAACTCCGGAAGCCTGCAAAGCTTTACAGGTACTGCTAACAATAAACCAAGTGGAAAGAATGTTACTGGCACTAATGGCGACGATCGGATTATTAGTGCCAAAGGTCGGGATATTATCACTGGTCTTGATGGCAGCGATATTTTTGTCTACAACAGCTACAAAGACGGGGGCGACACTATAACTGATTTTTCAGCCAATGAGGATTTCATCGACCTTAGTCCCATCTTCGCCAGCCCAAATTACAGAAGCACAGAGCCATTTGATGACTACGTGCAGCTGGTTCAACTGGGTTCTAGTACGGCGGTTCAAATCAACCCAGTCGGCGATGCTCGCGATACTTTCCGGACGCTAGTCACCCTGGAGAACTTTACTGCCAGTAACTTAAGCGCCGACAATTTTATTGTCTGACATCCGCCAGTGGTTTTTATGCGATCGCATAAAAACCACTGGCTCCTCGGAGAGGTTTACTTCCTGAATGTGTGACTAAAAACAATTATTGTACAAACGGATTTGATATAAGCTGTCTTCTCTGAATACAAAATTAATTCTCTTTTGTAAATTTCTGCTTGTTTTGAATAAATATGAGGATTGAATTTAATGGACTCCTCTAAAATGTACACCCTAGCTTTTCTTGTAACCGGCTTTCCTCCTGACGTGAGTGGTGTTTCTCACTTCAACTGGGAACGCGCTTTATGGTTTGCCAAGCAGGAGATGTATCGTGTGGTTGTATTTGCACCCGATTGGCAAAATGCGCTAGATACCCCATTAGCACCATTAAATTTAAAAGGAAAGTTGATTATTGAACGTTATCCGTCAAAGCCTTGGCTACCTTATAAATTGACTCATGTTCCCAAGTTTAGCGCAGCACAGGAAATCAGAAAAAAGCTAGCTTACTACCAACCTGATTTGATTATAATAACGGATGTAGAACGCTTTTTCTTATTAAGCACATGGCAGTTACCAGGTAGACGCTATGCCAGAAAGTATCATATTCCGTACATAGCCGAATATCATACCGACCTGTACAATTTTTCAGCAGCTTATCCGGGTTGGCAATGGTTGCGAAATGCTGCGCGTAGTTCTCAGTTAGCAAGTTATTTATATCGTCAAATCGATATGACAGTATGCGCTAGTACATCGGCAAGCCAAAGCTGTCAAGAATTGGGAATTCCCAAGGTTAATACAATTCCCTTTTTAGGAATTGATGTTTCCACATATAGCCCCAGTCGTCGGAACCGGAAATGGTTAGAACCGTGGTTAAGCGCTAAAGAGAAAGACAACAAAGTATTACTATTTCTGGGCCGTCTTGGCTTCGAGAAACGAGCCGATTTACTAATCGAAGCTTTTGGGAAATTAAAACGCCAATACCCTAATTATTCTCTAATAATTGCTGGTGATGGGCCTGAGAATGTCGTTAACCAATTAAAACGTCTTGCCCAACAAGTTCCCGATATCCACTTTACAGGGTTTCTGCTGGGAGAAACAAAGGCTAATGTATTAGCTTCATGTGATGTATTTTGTAGCCCTTCACCTTACGAAACTTTTGGGCGAACAATCGTGGAAGCAATGGCTTCAGGTATTCCCGTTGTCACTGTTAATAGCGGCGCGGTGTCAGAGTATATATTCGATGGTGTCAATGGGTATCTTGTCCCAGCTAATGATGTTGATGGATTAGCGAATGGCATTCACCGAGTATTATCCATCAATAACACAGAAGTTATTCAACACGCCTCGCGAGATGCGAAGCAGTTTTCTCTCGACCAAGGATGTCAAAATCTTAGCAATTACTATCAGAAACTATTAGGGGTGAGTAAGGATTATAAAAATTTGAAAAGTCTAAGTAGGATGTGAGGGAACTTAGATACTTTTTCAACATTTAAGAACATTTGTTAGGTGAAACTGACATGATTGAGTTTAACTCAAATCCTAACTATCTTGAAAATTCTGCCTTGTCCGTATTTTATAAGCCAAGAAAAAACAAACAGCGCCTTGACTGTTTGATCTGCAATCATCGCATTGATCCGAATGACGAATCTGCGTTCGTAACGTTTTCTTGTAACGTCAAAGCTTTTGGAGATGAGATATTCAAGGTTTGGCGATGCCCAGGTTGCATGACGATTCATTGTTTAGATGTCGTTCATCTCGCACACTACTATGCAAAATACCCTTTTGCCCAAACCGTACTTAAATTACCATTGCGCTTATCCTATGGGAATCTATGCCGACAACTGACAAAGCAGGGGTTTTCTAAAGCTCATTCGCTGCTCGATTATGGCTGCGCCAACGGTATGTTTGTACAGTATCTGCGACAAAACGGCTTTGCAAATTGCCACGGATATGACCCTTATGCCCCAAAGGAAGGATTTGGCGATCGCGCAACTCTCCAGCGAGGCCCTTTCGATTACATTTTGCTCCAAGATGTAATCGAACACGTTGAAGATCCCAAAGCACTATTGTGCGAGTTGGATGCCCTTCTCGCCCCTGGCGGTCATATTCTGATTGGCACGCCAAACGCAGCAAATATCGACCTAACCCAGCCCAATGTTTCCGATTACTATAATCCGGTTCATGTTCCCTATCACCTTCATCTTTATACTCGCAAATCTATTGAATCCTTGGGGTGTCACCAAGGCTGGGAGCCGGTAGATTTCTTTGACCAACCTTATCACGATACACGCTGGTTCGGCACAAACTCTCGTGCTTGGAATGAGTATCAACGCCTCTTTGACGGCACGATCAACGTTATTTTTGAACCAATAAAACTATGGAAAGCGCTGACTTCTTACAAATTCATGTTCTACGCGATTTTTGGCTATTGGCTTAGTTTCAAAACTGAGATGGCGATCGCGTTCCGCAAAACTGGAGGTGATACTAATGCCACTTGAATTTAAACAAGTAGTAGTCACAGGGCTGGGAGCAATTAGCCTTGTAAGAAACCCAGTAAAAGAATACTGGAAAAAACTGCCTGGGGGGTACAGGGCATTGGTTTGATTACTCTGATAGATGCAATTACTCCCACAATAAATCTAAAGAATCCCGATTCAGCTTGTGATCTTGATTATGTTCCCCAGCTTTGCCCAACTCAACGGGTAGAAGTTTCTCTTTCTAATTCCTTTAGTTTCGCAGTTCACAATGTCACCTTGGTACTTTAGATTCTTTAATGCTTGTTAGGATTAAAGAATCTAAAAAAAGTTTTGTGAGCATCTTGCTGATTACATTTTTAAAAATTAAATCCGTTGCTCAGCTTATCGACTGATTTATAACTCATTCCAACCAAATCCCTAATCAAAATTTACTCATGACAACTGTACTCGACGTTAATTCAACCAATTCTTCTGCCCCTAATCCGGTTGCTTTGACAACTAACCCAATTCTCACAGTCGAAGAACTTCAGAAAATATTGCCCCACCGCTACCCCTTTTTACTTGTAGACAAAATTATTGAATATGTTCCAGGCGAACGAATTGTGGGAATTAAAAATGTCACCTTCAACGAACCTCATTTTCAAGGACATTTTCCAGGTAAACCGATTATGCCTGGGGTACTGATTGTAGAAGCAATGGCCCAAGTTGGCGGTGTGGTGCTGACCCAGATGCTAGAGTCGAAAAGCGGACTATTTGTATTTGCTGGTATTGATAAAGTCCGGTTCCGCCGTCAAGTGATACCAGGCGATCAGCTGGTAATGACAGTCGAATTATTGTGGATTAAACAGCGACGTTTCGGTAAGATGCAAGCGCGTGCTGAAGTTGATGGCAAGTTGGCTACTGAAGGCGAACTGACATTTTCTCTAGTGGATTAACAACAGTGGAAATAAAACCCCTCGGAGTTTTCCTAAGTAGTATTAGGTTACTAGCAAGCTCATTTCCATCTTTGGGAGTTGTGTATGAAAGACCAGATAATTAACGAACAAACTAACATCCTTCCTGAATCTTCGTTATGGGAGCAAATTCCCGATGAAACTGCCGCCACCTATACCGGAGGTGTACTTAGTGGAGCGCTGGATATAGTATTTTTATTGCTTATAAAAGCTGTGGTTAATACTATGATGGATGATTTCAGCACTGGTGTGATGACTAACTTTTTTGGGAGCCTGGTTGATAATTTGTTTGGTATTGGGAGTTTAGAACGCGATCTCGCTCCTACCCATCCTGTCGAGTAACAAATTGTTTGTCGTCATTACCAAATTAATGTCGCTTTTACGGAACCATGATATATGGGAAGACGACAAGTATGTTACTCGACAACCTTGCTGGTAATTACTCAATCGATATTCTAGACTTGCTCGGACTTATTTTACGCCCTCGCAGCATAGCATCGACACATGAGACAGCAGCAAACATCAATAAACCAATTCCAGAAGATGCTTCAGGTACAGGGGTAGGTTCGAGAACGTAAGGGTTACGAATAAGATTTGCTAACCCCGATCCATCCGTCCCGATACCTGTAGAAGAAAGAAACTCCTCAAAAAAGTTTGTCAGATAGTCTATCTGCTGGCCAGTGATTTGGGGTGAACCTACGTTACTAGCAAACAAGTTTAGCGATGGAAAGGGATTAACAGACTGTGGAGTACCGTTAAAGTTTTGCAAGTTTCCCGACGTTTTGTCGATCTTAGCCACCCAACCATCAAAAGATCCAGCATTAGTACCCCCAAAAGAACCCTGAGTAATACCTGTAGCGTAGAGGTTCCCGGCGTTATCAGTGCTAATACCATAGCCTTGATCAAATTCGGGGGTTCCATACTGTTGAATCCACACTTGATTACCATCAGTGTCAAACCGAGACACCCAGGCATCAAAAGACCCAGCATTGGTTCCTCCCAAGTTGCCGTTGGTATATCCTGTCAGGAAGATATTGTCGTCATTGTCGATGTTTAGGCGGAAAGTTTGATCGTCACCAGCAGAGCCAAATTGTTTAATCCACAGCTGGTTTCCGTCGCTGTCATACTTAGCTAAGAAGGGATCGTAAGACCCGGCACTCTCTGCTGCTAAGTCACCCAGAGTCCATCCTCCAGCGTAAACATTGCCCTGAGTGTCGGTGTCT
Proteins encoded in this region:
- a CDS encoding type I polyketide synthase, with the translated sequence MRGFAVEPIAIIGLGCRFPGANDPEAFWQLLSNGVDAIAQVPKERWDIDAFYDPEPGKPGKMSTRWGGFLEQVDQFEPSFFGIAPREVERMDPQQRLALEVAWEALENAAIVPSKLSGTQTGVFMAIGNYDYCRLLTKDLNLVNAYDGTGNTLSITANRLSYILNLRGPSVVIETACSSSLVALHYACRSLESGESNLCLVGGVSLMLSPEPFITYSHARMMAADGRCKTFDASADGYVRGEGCGVVVLKRLSDALRDGDNIKAVIKGSAVNQDGLSNGLTAPNGPSQQAVIRQALENADVQATQISYVEAHGTGTSLGDPIEFKSLKAVLMQNREPDQPCWIGSVKTNIGHLEAASGMASVIKVVLSLQHKEIPPHLHLKQLNPYISLEGTTFAIPAESQAWDVGTQRRLAGISAFGFGGTNCHAILEEAPQNLTPPPATAPIWASLEGLGVTCDQPTDDITTLERPLHLLTLSAKTENALRELAQRYANFFATHPEASLEDVCFTANTARSHFDHRFAVTAESTVQLQEQLTAFAAGKETVGLVSNPVKSNKRPKIAFLFTGQGSQYVGMGRELYATQPIFRQALDGCDRILRPYLEQPLLSVLYPESGMNSPLNETAYTQPALFALEYALFQLWKSWGLTPDVVMGHSVGEYVAACVSGVFSLEDGLKLIAERARLMQALPAGGEMVAVFASESKVQAVIQPYIQEVAIAAINGPKSIVISGQAEAVGQAIASLQAEGIKTKKLTVSHAFHSPLMSPMLADFERVAAEIPYSSPKVKLVSNVTGELATDAIATPEYWCRHVLEPVRFAKSMETLYQKGYKVFVEIGPKPILLGMGRYCLPDAETFASLPSLRPECSDWQQILQSLAELYVRGVAVDWSGFDQDYPRRRLQLPTYPFQRQRYWVEFSENGHSNEKPLTPMVKLLNQGDTQQLIQQLETIGKLSEDELKLLPKLLELLVKQNKQPLTAASIKDWLYEIEWQLKPRQLTENQTIQAPESSSPPLRGEGLGERSGRWLIFADLGGVGENLAILRDRCNCILVYPGDTYQTTEPGTYTINPSNPADFERLFQEIGNPPLQGILHLWSLEAGLADKLTIPSLENAQTLGVASVLNLLQTLTGKENQFSISNSQPKLWLVTRGAVPVGGSLPGVAQAPLWGLGKVVALEHRELWGGMLDLAPEATEDEAAKLLAEIENAQGEDHLAFRDGQRYVARLVQKELPESQGVALNADSTYLITGGLGALGLKVAQWMLEQGAKHLVLTGRSAVSSQAREVITQMEQAGAEILVAQADVCNGGDMLRVLEEVEASMPPLRGVIHAAGVSRYEAIADMDLNALNSVLRPKLVGTWILHKLTQEIKLDFFVSFSSISAVWGSKGQAHYAAANHFLDMLAHYRLGLGLPALSVNWGPWAGGGMALEEFQTFLTRMGVEALQPQQALSALGYLLGAGCVQTTVANVDWTLFKDLYEARGKRSLLELLEVRSPETPQQSVQRSEILQRLETTPVSDHHSLLITHLQSEVAKVLRLPQLPDPQQGLFDLGMDSLMAVEVVSLIRSQLQIELPVREFLEASNITLLAALLLKQLTPDISTVDVTVNVLNLYDEAVLDEAINPNTANEQTGAASILLTGASGFLGAFLLKELLEQTDTNIYCLVRAADAEVGKLKIRNNLKSYDLWKEKYNSRIISIAGNLSQPRLGLSTEQFKNLARTIDIIYHNAATLNFVYPYSALKPTNVLGTQEILRLACQFKVKPLHYVSTDAVFDSSGYYGKEVKESEPTIHIEGIDLGYTQTKWVAEKLVTIARDRGLPVSIYRPPLIAGDSKTGIWNTDDFTCRFLKGCIQMGSMPNMNCGITIVPVDYVSQAVVYLSRQKESIGKAFHLNNPNFSSWDEVANWIDDLGYPVRQISYEEWEAELIETVGSKDNALSGLLPFFLRRWSDEQLTFAGLGQRRVKLNCQDTVTKLADSAIACPRVDSKLLKTYFSYFNRSGFLNAPKVRA